Genomic window (Microcaecilia unicolor chromosome 8, aMicUni1.1, whole genome shotgun sequence):
AGTCATGTAAGCCCACTTAATAAAACTAATTTTATCCTTTAAAAGGTTTCAGGATCTCTGCTACATAATATACTCTCACCTTGAAAGGAACTGCAGAGAGCAAGGTAGCAGGAGCAGCCAGTACCATGCCTCAACAGTAGGTCTGGTGTCCAGTCCCAGCTTTGAAAGGATTTTGGCTGTTCCCAGATGTGGAAACTGCTTTTAAGTCCCGACCTCAATGCTCAGTTTCCTCTTAATCTTTCTCCCCAGTTTGAAGGAGGATTTTCTAAGTTCTGGGTGTGACACTGagagtctttgggggggggggggggggggggggaattcctgaATGGTGATTCAGTGCAGCCTGGAATCTGAGATTTCCAGACTATGCAATTACCTGGAGATGGGGAGGGAAACAGCTCTGGCTGCCTGGAAGCTTTACAATAACATATATGAGATTGCAATAAACCAGTTTAAATCCTTATTGGAACTAAAGGGCACTCTTTATCCAGGTCAGTTGTGATGTAGTGCTGCTTTGGTAACTTTATCTAaaccagacacacacacacaatacactaCAACATCCCACTCCCAAAATTAGTGAAGTCAACGTGAGAAAGCATAGGGCTGCATAGAGAGAACCCTCAAAGTGCAAAGCATCTCATACTGAAGGAGTGATTCTCTTCCCGAAAGGTTACAATAGAACTtgaagggtcagggctgctgcccctgcccctcccccacttcaTATTCCTGTTCCTTTATGGATATTGCTTGCCCCGCAGAGGATTAGTACGCCAGTGGGCTCTGCTTCAAGGAGATGAGTACTGAGCGCATTCGAGAGACGTCCTTTGACTGCTTGCTACTCTTGGGGTTGAAGTCACACAGGTGGGCAACTCTCTCCCATTCTGAGCCTGGTGAATCGTCCTTGGGTTCTGAGATGAAATTCTCATCTGATGCCCTGAAAAGCAGAAGGGCAGGTAAAAGATGTTATACTGCATGGCAATCTTGCCACTATTCATGTACACTTGAGCACGTCAGTTCTGCAGGTTAAATAAACTACGAGGGGATCTCATTGGGGTATGTGAACTGAAGTCTTATTGCAGAAGCAAAAACTTGGCCTTTAAGCTGGCAGCCTCTACCAGCCTAATTAAGTATGTGCCACATCATCGTGCCCTGCTGTCTTTCAGGATAAACAGAACACACCGATTAACCGGGTCTAAGTCTGTGTGCTCAGCCATTCCTTGAATATTCCTGGTTTGTCCATGAATTCATCTCGTGCACTAGTAGATCAGTCCATACATGAATTGCTGCAATCACGGGTCAGCCAATAATGACATGAGAAGGATGCTTCTGTTAGAACGTGCTGTGTGACGTTTATTATGAGGGCACAAGAAAAGCACTTCTGCTGCCTGCCGCCTGCTACAATGTGCATCAGGCAATTAAAGCAGAGCTGCAGGATGTCTGTGTGCAGTGAGCGGTGGTGTTAGATAAAAGGATAAAGAAACCACATACACATAGCCAATGACGTCAGCATTAGGCTGCTGGTAAAAGGCTTTATCAGCAATCCTAGAGAAGAGGTGAGCAGACACGCAGGCAGAAAGGGTTAAAGGAGGggtaaggaagaaaaagagagagagaaagagagtgttaATTTCACTACAAGCTGCTAATCTTTCAGACAGTTAGACAAAGAGTGAGTTGTAACAGTCCAGAGTAAGAATGCAAGACGGGTTGAATCTGATGGTTAAGCCCGTCTAGCTGCCCAATTTCACTGCACTATGATTGGAAAAGGCAGTAATAAATCTAATGAATAAAATACCATAGATGAGCAATTCCCAAACCTCTCCAATATATCCCACAGCCCTGCTGGATCCTCAGGATCTGCAAATTTCTTGTATGTAACAAAACTTGGAAGCAAGAGAAGGAAGGGCACCTGGGCATTCGAGTTAGTCTTGATCTTGTAAGAATCAAAGAGAAAAATGACACGGCCTGAACTGGCCGACtactggaggtggtagagatacaggCTGGGCATACTTGAGAATGTTACTAGAGATTGAACATTGAGGTGAGAGTGGCTGGTATTGGCCTGAGTGGAATGGgctaatttgtttttttcagccatcatttactatgtgatTAGAATGTCATATGGGCTCTTCCCATACAACTACCAACACACCTGTTGCTGGCCTTTGTTTTCTCCACCTGCTCATTCTGGCGGATGTGCCATTCTTCCAGATCTTTCTTGGCCTTCTCCCTCCACTCCTGCTCAGTCACCTTTGCAGCTGCATCTAGAAGCAAGAGATGAAGTGTCTCTGGTTACAGAATTCCTAACCTTATTCCACAACATAAACACCCCCGGTACAGTTCATTTGCATCTGCACCATAATCCTTCATTTCCTAGGTTCTTCCTGTTCTGAGCCTGACTGCTGCGCTCGACACCAATTTCTGCGTCATTGCACTATCATGCtctgcagctttctcctccccttTGTCCAGTTGTCTTATTGGGGGTTACAAGTGGCACAATCCTTACCCAGCTCCTCCAAACGTTTCTTCTGTTCTTCCCTCCACTTGCGAATGCTCTCGGGCTCCTGGGCCAACTGGTCAGCCTGTGCAATGACTGAATAACCATCAGATTCCTACACAAAGCACAGAAGAGAGTCTTAGGGCTCATCATTACTCCACCTTGACCCTGCCCTCCCAGTCCCTCTTCCCATCTTGCCCTTAAACTCTTCTTGAGGAGGGGATGTCTCGAGCCCTCGGTCTGAAGCCAAAGCAGCAAGGACTTTGCCAAAGGATGTGCATTAGTGATCAGGGACCCTACGTCTCATAGATTTTCTATGACGATCTCCGAGAtaaatctctactataataaaacgcacctccaatgttctgaagctgactccgtggcatcagtgaagggttcgtaacattgtaagtctgtcacatctctctctctgccccacccttgcGTTAAAACGtgatgtcgagggcggcggacctatcagagggatccatgtcaaaacgtcatgacgcgagggtggggcgaCAGACTAACGAATGATACGAAcccttcaatgaagccacggtgtcagcttcagaacgttggaggtgcgtttttattatagtagatagctcATGAGTCACAATGCCTAACAGCCTAGCTATGTTtctccctaattttgcagttaaacatcgcagggtggctgcggagggggggggggggggggaacagaggacaatcgctgggtggctggagggggggcaggggacagaggagaatcgctaggtggctgaagggggggcaggctgggtggctggagggggcaggggagacacgaGAATCACTGCATGGttcgaggggggggcagggaacagaggacaattgctgagggggggcaggggagacagcagaatagctgggtggctggaggtggggccagggaagagaggagaatcgatgggtggctggaggggggcaggggagagaggacaatcacacacactctctcacagacacactcgcacccagtctcactctctctctgtcacacacacacacactcgcacattcactctctctctctcacacagtcactcgcacacacactccctcaaacatacacactccaaggaaaaccttgctagcgctcatttcatttgtgtcagaaacgggcttttttttcctagtatattgATAAACCCTTTAAAATAGGTAACACCGGAAACTGAAATCACTATTCATTGAGGAGTAAATCACCCAAACAGTTAATAACCAAGAAGACAGCTGCGGGTTCCAAAGGCAGGCTTCAGAGTTTATAGACAGCATAGATTTAATCCCTGACCTCTGTCGGATATGAATTTTCAGGACAGGAAAGTAATGTAAAGGGAAAATGTCAAACTGAGTGCAAAAAGAAGCTGAACAAGGCAATGTTTCTGTGCAGTAAACAAATGTAACTTTTATGTATCTCTTATGTCCCTAATCCCCCTACTGTATACAAATATTATAAAGATAGTAAACTAAGTATATAAACAATTAAACCAAGAACACAAAAATATACAAAGTAAAATCATAACACAATGAGTTAAACAGCTTAAAATTGCCACTAACAACAGCATCATGTTTACAAAGCCAATGGAGCAAATTGTTTTTCACTGAAGCTTTCAGTTACAGTTATTTGAAGTTCTTCCTGAACAACATCTCAAATTATTTGGAGCAGAATGCTAAAGGGATGGACCACAGTACGAACAACTCTTTAGAATTCAAATAACCAGATGCACACAGCATGATACATTCCAACCTGCCAAAGAGGTGGCATCAAAAGCtgtcattacagaatacttgGGACATAAATATTTCCACCATCAAGGAAAAGAGGGAGGGGGTGTATAATTCTGGAATGCCTCAATGTGTGCTGCAGACACTACACTGAGCTGTGAACACCTCCCAGGTGTGTGTCAACATCTGCTGTATATACCACACTGAGATGTGGTGCAAACCCCCCAACAGTAAATAACACAAATTATTTGGTTGGttaaatatatattgttttaaaaataaaattagccACATGTCATGGACATTCACAGTGAGTTGCAAATATCCATGAGTGGATTTACCAATACAAATATCTTGAACTCACCGGAAAGAGGCCCCCATTCACCGGTGTGGTGACCAGATCCCCGAAACCAACTGGAAACGAGAAGATAAAGGTATTAAAGGAAAGCATACAGAAATGGCACCTCTAGGAACTGACTGGCTGAGTCCTGTACTTACAGGGCAGGATAACCTGAAAGTGGCTGGCAGTGTGTGACGCTCACCCATGGCCCTGAAGATGGCttcagagtagagagttgcacggggacagaaatcttacccatctccACCcaccccgcaagaatttaatgtacataaaagaaagttccggtcagctccctcagtctctctctggatttgagccacagcacagTAGGCAAGGAGGacatggaagctgaaacttggaacactctagtGTGCACatctaagatttgtctctgatttactggcactgtgtgctgaaaggtcaccacatgcacgcgccagtaggtcaggtgatatccaatgctcatgcctgtgtcagagctgaggtctgcgcatcagcccgggagcaaataggattaattgtaacatagtaagtgacagcaaataaagacctgaacagtccatctagtctgcccaatagtcacactcattatcaattcatgattacatcaacaagtgtgatattatatactttcttttgtgtttctggaacacagaccatagaagtctatctggccctatccttatgctggtgttgctgttgaagcccactccagtctatttgtcttctcatttgtgggacacagactataaaaatctgtccagcactgtccttatgttccagccactgaagttccagcctaagccctttccagcccatcctaaaccagattgctatgtatgagacacagaccatacaagtctgcctggtatcggccctagttcatcacagccagagtcgccacctaagcgtcacttgacacatccacacacatgcagccatttaaggttatgatttttataacttccattttctaattagagatcctctgtgttcatcccatgcctttttgaattctgtcgtcatttttgtctctaccacctccttaatggaagactttccacatttgtgctgtcaaAGCAAGGAAGAAGGAGGAGATAGTACTCAGAGAACTTGGTACTCGATAGataagaggctggtgcaggtgcagcttacacttccacgggaaccccgcagaactgcttgtTCTCACCCCAATCCTTGGGACATACCCTGTTGGGTTTTCAGActgtccacaataaatatgcatgaaatagatctgTATTAAAGGGAGACAGTGTGTGCCAGGTActtgatactgggctagatggactcttAGTTTGACCCAGTAGGGGcaactcttgtgttcttatgttcagcAGGATATGGGTACAGGTGAGAAGGAGAGATAGTAATGGAGGGGAATAGCCGGAAGGAGACTGGCTACAAGGAGAAAGAGACGAGAAAGGACTAGCAGggtgggaaaagagagagaggctgTAGGGACTGTGAAGGAAATAAACAGGACTAGTGGGCACTGGATTGGCAACACTGGGAAGGGAAGCCATGACATTTTTGGAAGTTAATGGCAGGTCTACACAGAACCAAAAAGACTGGGACACTTCGCTCTGGAGAGTTAAGAATTCAACCATGAGCAAGGATGTTGCTAAAGAGAAATAATTTCCAGCTCTGAGGTTCAGAGCGCCAGTATCCTTATCTATTGATTTGCGCAAACTTTTCTACCAcataccttgatttttttttaaatagtatgtTAATCACAGAAAGGaagaaatctttttattaattatGTGCCTATATAGAGAAATAGTCTTCAGATTCCTGTTAAATTTGAAAATGCTACAACTATTTTAAAAAGCATATAGATTAGAGAGCTAGGCTTCCATCCTCTTCCCCGGGAGCACAGAAAGAAGAGGTAAGGCAGTCTTTTGGTAACAGTGTGCActagaattgaaaacaaaaacaggCACAGTACACCAGATCCAGCTTTTCATTCAGTCACCAATTGTGGGGGGATGAAGAATAAGACAGCAAAAGTCTTCCAGCTTTAAAGATGATTTCACTGTAGCCAGCAGAGGCTACTGTCAACCAAGATTTCTCGTGGCATGCTCAATGTGTTTAGTGGCAGAAATAAATTCTTGATTTTAATTGCTGGGgtgtttccctttctctccatgaTGATGTGGTGCTTGTATAATCTTTCAGCTTACAAAGTTCATGTGACGATTTAAACAGAAACAAGTTTCACCAACACTGGAGAAGCGTAAGAAGCTGCTAATTTCCATTATTTTTAGCACAAAAGAAGAATCAATCTTCCTTCCTACCAgctgcctcttcccctccctgctGCATCCCCTGATCCCTGACTCATAGGACAGGCATAACTACTTTTTCACAAGTGCTGTTATTTTTTCTTTGGTAATAACGCTACAACTCTCGCCTAGAAAATACAATTCAGACGCAGCAGGTACAGCCCAGTAGGCCTTTCTTTTTCACACATATATTCAGTTTGTTTCCTCATCTCGGTGTACACAATGCTTAGAGTCAACACCTGCTCGTCAGCCTATTCGTCAAGATCTGGATACAGCGCAGTCCACCTATAAATCAACCTTTCTTTCACCTGCCCTGCAGCGAGTGGGGAGCACTGGAGAGAGAGGCCGAGCTCTGGAGACTGACAGTGCCCTTTGTGCCCTCCCAGACTTACCGGGATCCGGTTGCTCCTGGAAGTTTCCAGGTCTGCCCTCTGCGAGCATCCCAAAGCCCTCGGCATTCTCTATGCCGGCCATCTCGCTCTCCTGCTGGGCCAGGAAAGCCGCAGcggggtcttcctctgcctcccccaGAGCCCCACTCTCTGAAGACGAAGAGAAGAAGCCAAAGTCATCAGCCATGCTGCGGATCTGGCCCGGCCCTGCTGCCCACACTTCCTGCAACGAGGCTGCCGAACACAagcagtccctccctcctccagctcCTGCAGCTGCAGTCACTGCGCCAGCAGGAACTGTAGTACCCCCAGCCACCAGAagaggcagcagcgcctcgcgggGAATTCCCCAGCGTTACAGAGGACAGAAGGGCGCCGAACTCCCTCCGTACAAAACCCAGGAGGCGAAAGAAGATCAGAAAACAGAGGTGACAGAGAGGCAaggaaaggctgtatatcaagtctcattcccttcTCTTAATAGCTAAAGCAGTAAAGTTTTGTATAGAGATACAATACAATTATGAATTATGTCCCCAAATTGAGTTCAATGcactgtacaatctaaaagatacTAATGTAGATACAAGCAAAAAGTCAAATATAAGTATCAACATTTCTTAGGGGACAACAAAATCCAAAAAGTTAGGTTTCAAGAGCCTTTCCACCAGTGTGGGGATTGATAAGCTGCCAATAATGGTGAGAACCAAGAAAGCCCATTTGAAACCTCACTGCAGCCCCGACCTTGGCCAGGTCAACCtattggaactcggaggagggagggagagggccctggaaccttgctagcgcccatactgcgtcagaccaatggtccatctagtctagtattcagttttccaaacagtggccaagccaggtcacaagtacttggcagaaacccaaatcatggcaacactccctACTATAAATCCCAttacaagcagttgcttcccatgtctgtctcaatagcagactatggacttttcctccagaaatttgtccaaaccttttttaaaactcagatacactaaccactgttaccagatCATAAGACATACAGAGAAAGATTATATAACATGAAGAAAAGGCTTAGAGAGAAGGGATACCCAGAAGGATGCATCAGTAAATGCTACCAGACAGCAGCTACCACAGACAGGGAATCATTATTAAACCAGATGACAGACCAAAAGGTGATAAGACAGTATGTACTATGCCTTTCACACACATGTCTAATGATATAGTAAAAAtattggcgttatattggccaccctccaatcttccaatcCAATGATGGTTCCCTATAAGAGAACCATTAAATTTAAGAGGTATGTCAGTCCCTTAGTCCCCTCAGCACAACCACAACCAACCACCAGAGAAAGACGGCTACccactggacattttcagtgtgGAAACTATTCTGTGTGTTACAGTCAATTTGAACATCAAGACATTTGTCCATTCAACAACTGGAGAGATGTTTCACCTGAAGCATTTCTCCAATTGCAAATGCAAGGGAGTAGTGTATTTAGCAATGTGTCCATGCAGTTTAATATACATTGGGAAGACAAAGAGAAAACTCAATGTGAGGATTATTGAGCACAAGAGTGCTATCAAAAGGCAAATTAAGGAGAAACCGCTGGTGGACCACACACTCCTGGCTAGTCATCACTTCTGTGCACTTGCAATCCCTAGTACATCATGGAGAGGAGAAATGTGGATAGCCTGCTGCTTAAAAATGAACAAAGGTTCATTTTTAGATTTAAGACTCTGACTCCTCAAGGACTTAACCTGGACACTGATTTATCAGTATTCCTCTAAATTgccatttttatatttatatttattagtttttcactgcttttgaaaaaaaaaaaaaaaaatatatatatatatatatatatatatatatatatatatataccctattcaaaaaggcttaccttccagactcaacctaattTTACTTGttctttgttacagcaaaatTAATGAACTCTATTAATCTcttattatcttttattatctttatTGTTTTATACGATACCTATACGATTACCATCatactattacattgtttaattgtattttactaaaCCGTAGCCTGCCCTatggtattgtaagccacattgagcctgcaactagtgagaaaatgtggggtatgaaTGTGTTAAAAAAATATGGTGGAATGCAGGCcttagtacaagaggtaatggtgtcgGGTCCACTGGGAAACACAGATCATAAAATGATaaaatttgacttaataactggagtgcagtcactaaggaaatctactgtgtcAGCAGCATTTAATTGTTGAAAGggtaactagaggacatgaattgaggttgaaggggggcagactcaggactaatgtcaggaagtattttttctcggagagggtggtggatatgtggaatgccctcccgcgggaggtggtggagatgaaaacggtaatggaattcaaatatgcgtgggataaatacaaaggaatcctgtttagaaggaatggttccgtggaatcttagtggagattgggtggtgacgccagtaattggaaactaaacgggagctgggcaaacttctatggtctatgccctgatcgtgactgaatagatagggatgggctggagtgtacattttaaggggcttcgatgttagcttcagaacttagtacaagaacagtactgggcagacatctacggtctttgccctgagaaaggcaaggacaaatcaaactcgggtatacatataaagtatcacataccatgtaaaatgagttatcttgttgggcagactggatggatcatacaggtctttatctgccatcatttactatgataacatgaggaaaatggtttttaaaaagctgaaaggctcagctacaaaagttaggactttaaatcaggcatggatattgtttaaaaataccattttggaagccaagACCAGATGTATTTCACATAtgaataaaggtggaaagaagagcaaatgacaaccagcatggttaaaggaaGATGTGAAACAagacagatgcaaagcattgataaagaagccCAAAAGAGAATACGAAGAGAAATGTGCctcagagacaaaaactcatagtaataacatTTTCAgattacatcagaagcagaaaacctgtgagggaatctttgggaccattagatcatcaaggagtgaAAAGGGCACTCATggaggacagggccatagcagagaggctgaaCTAATTATTTTCCTCAGTCtttagaagatgtaagagatctgcctgtaccagagatgtttttcaaggatgatgatgcagaggaactgaaagaaatcttggtgaacctagaAGACGTACTGAACCAAATCGACAAAAGCAGTAAATCATctgaactggatggtatacaccccaggatactgaaagaattcaaatatCAAATTGCAGATTTGCTGTTAGTAAtgtgtaacctgtcgttaaaatcatccatagtacctgaagattggagggcggccaatataacgcctatttttaaaaatagatccaggggtgatctgggaaattgcaaaccggtaagcctgacatcagttttttttgttttgttacatttgtaccccacgctttcccactcatggcaggctcaatgcggcaggcaatggagggttaagtgacttgcccagagtcacaaggagctgcctgtgctgggaattgaactcagttcctcaggaccaaagtccaccaccctaaccactaggccactcctccagttccaggaaaaatagtggaaactattataaagaataaaatcactgaacacatagacaaacatggtttaaaggagtgaagtgattaaatttgtagatgatacaaaactattcaaagttgttaaaacacatgaagaTTGTAAAacattgtaggaagaccttaggaagttggaagattaagcatccaaatagcagatgagatttaatgtggaccagtgcaaaatgatgcacattaggaagaataacctaaatcatagttatttgatactAGGTTcaaccctaggagtcagcacccaagaaaagatctaggtgtcatcatgaacaatacgctgaaatattctgcccagtgtgtggtggcagcagccaataaagcaaacaggatgctaggaattattaggaaagggatggtaaattagACCGataataatataatgcctctgtattgctccatggtggaaccttaccttgagtactgtgttcagttctggtcgctgtatctcaaaaaagatatagcagaattataaaaggttcaaagaagagtgaccaaaatgataaaggggatgtaactccACCCatttgaggaaatgctaaagaggttagggctcttcagcttggaaaagagacgactgagaggggatatgattgaagtctacaaaatcctgagtggtgtagaacgggtagaagtgaaccaatatttcagtctttcaaaagtacaaagaccagggacactcaatgaaattacattgaaatagttttaaaacaaataggagaaaatactttt
Coding sequences:
- the CLTB gene encoding clathrin light chain B: MADDFGFFSSSSESGALGEAEEDPAAAFLAQQESEMAGIENAEGFGMLAEGRPGNFQEQPDPVGFGDLVTTPVNGGLFPESDGYSVIAQADQLAQEPESIRKWREEQKKRLEELDAAAKVTEQEWREKAKKDLEEWHIRQNEQVEKTKASNRASDENFISEPKDDSPGSEWERVAHLCDFNPKSSKQSKDVSRMRSVLISLKQSPLAY